The genomic DNA ATCAAGCGTCAACACCTGGCTCATAGATTCCGTTTATTTCCGTCGCCGTGCCAGTTTCAACAAGCGTCACCGCCTGACTCATCAATCCCGTTTATCTCCTTCGCCGTGCCAgtttcaacaagcgtcaacacCTGGCTCATAAATTCCGTTTATTTCCGTCGCCGTGCCAgtttcaacaagcgtcaacacCTGGCTCATAGATTCCGTTTATTTCCGTCGCCGTGCCAgtttcaacaagcgtcaacacCTGGCTCATAAATTCCGTTTATTTCCGTCATCGTGCGAGGTTCAACAAGCGTCACCGCCTGACTCATCAATCCCGTTTATTTCCATCgcgctggtctggctgtccgcATAAGGAGTGGGGGTGTGGATATAACTTTACGAGGATAAAACTCGTCTCTcttttgctaagggttcgtgggtcccaagactgaccctggagcggctgagcatacctcagctatggacgaaaccccattacaCGTTATGAaagaaaagagaagagagaatcGCGAAGCGgctatttttcgttttttaagcAATCGAGTGTGAACATTGCGATTGAACAGACgcttgaaataaaaagaagcaATTAAGGAATAAAACAACACTGCATTTTCAgtgatttcaataaataaagggACATCTACAGCAATAGTATTATCAACATATTAGTAACTCGCGCGGTTTTCCCTAAATCAGACGGAAATAGGGCAGAGGATTTACTTGAGATTGTTTACAGTGATACGTGTGCGTCTGAATGAGGagtgcaaatattttgttacatttttaaacaatatgaATTGAAAGCTAAAACTTTTATGGGAAAGAAAATGTAAgcgtaaatttttaaatgaaaggtGGATAATGTTTCATGGTGCAGCGAGGACGCTTACGAAAAGTATGGTACATCAATCGATCTCTGACAACGATTCAAAGGAGAACACTGTTGATGTAGACGACTTCGACGAATACAACGTCTTGTCACTGACGGTCGTCAAAATTTAGCGGATACGTTGAGATCCGAATATGCGTCTATGCGGGTAAAGGGGCACTTAAGAAAGAGAGCTTGGAAAATAGTTAAAAGACCTTCAAAGGTAAAGTAAGATCAACAAGTTCGTTTTCCCTACTAAAGATGAGCATCTAAAGAAAGTTCGTTTAGTTACAGAAAGTTACGCTCAACGCTTAGGGGAAGACTTTCATGAAATTTCCTCTCCAGTTACACGGTCAACTTCAATACGACTTTTTACGGCGCGAAGTGCAGAAGAAGATATCCAGCAACATCAGAAGGATGTAGTCATCACGTATATAAATGGGGATATAGATGAAGATATCTACATGGATGTTTCAGATTTGCTTATGAGTTTGTTGAAGAATTTTCATCGTGGGCAACCCGCCGATTTTCAAGATTTGACGAAATATACCAGCGACCGACAGAAGTGTGGCAACCATCATtaaaaaaagtactaaaagGTTTGCGTCAGTCAGTCTTAATGTGGTATTATAAATTGAACaagttaacaaaaaaacaattttgttgttttgttgggTTGTACATATTATAAGCGAATATGtgggaaattgaaaatatttgctttttgatCAATTATAAAGCCATTTCTGTTTGTGTTGTGTCATGTAACTCTTGCTTTTGGATGGTGAGTTTATTAcctattttataataattactaACTATTTTGGcaacattaattaaatttaaatgttcaGTTTACGCCAAACGTTTTATTATCGTCTGATATCGAGGTAAAAAATAGTACTGAATTTTGCAGTGCCAAGAATTTGTAGGAGCCCAGGTGaccatttttcaaatatgtacttgaataatttttttgcaagttGGTCTAactctaagaaaaaaaaatattgaatgtgaTATTTTCCCTAAGTTACTTAACAATGGCTTAATGCGTGGTTTTCTAGGAAGCCATGGAGTTGCCAATTATGATGAATATCTCCATCATCGAATGtataatttttctgaatatGGACATGTTACATTCTCATTTAgataaatttaaagataatatGGGAGCTTATTCGGAAGAACAAGGAGAACACTTGCATCAAGATATAATGGAATTTGAAAGACGTTACCAAGGCCAGTATCCTGAAAGCATGATGGGTGACTATATTTGGAGGGAATATAAGGGAAATTTTTACTGAATATAAGAGttcatttttaaacatttagattatattttaaaatgtcaaTTGAAACAGTGAATCCTAAATTGGATGACCGGTATCTCTTAATAAATTATATGGTATGTATAACCCGTGCCCAAATATGCTGTTGACAACGAATCCAAGGTGACAACATTATGTTGGtgaatgtatatgtacgtagatGATATGTTTTTAGCATCCAACAACgacaaatgatttaaaacatCAAAGAAGATTCCGTCGCAACATTTCGATATGGAGGATATCGGAAATTACTAATGGGGATAGATTTTCATCCAAAATTTATCAACATCTactctcaaaaatttttttaacatctaCTTAAAACTATGGGCaataaatagtaagactttgttcatatgtaattccaaaatttttattgtattcttcattatatatgtatgacgTCCCTCTAATTCCACTTgtgccaactttttttttagtcgtgtagtcgtgcagctgtcaaaataacagtgtccataagaacgtctgtattttaatatttgacagatgtagtttgcagtctgtcgcgctctatgtgttccgcacttcactcaaaactaatttgcatacacaataatgttacagattttcatgcctaattattttgcaaaacctaaaggtaggctataactagcgatcttacagtccttttcttacgggttatttcttacgggtaATTTCTTACGGGTTTTTTCTTACGGTTTTGCTATCACTTTTTTTTAGTTAGGTCCCGCAGGAAAATCcctatcttctccaagcctgccgtaaggaacttcattccaaaaatatttcgacaaatgggATTTCTTCTTGTACTCTTTTGTTTCAGTATTCATACATTATAATGCTTTTGAACACTTTTGATTAAGGCCAGTCGTTATTATATACGAGGACTTTACCTCTACTTAACTCCCACGAAATTTGTACGTCGGCGCTCAGTCCTTAATATTTAATAGTATAACTTACCATTGATACCAGTATATTCCAgtcgtttttttttagaaatggaAATAACTAATTACAATCAGgagtaaatatattaattatcttTCTAACTTTCAATATGCCAGTTTATataacaaatgaaaaactttacggaaaatgttataattttattttattattattagagtTTGTcgttgtataaaaaattatatttccgacaaatacaaaatatgggtTAGAAATATATCTGACATTTATTAGTTTCACCCTGAGAAAAACTGCATGTGTCGTTTGGGGCATCAAATCAAgaattacttatgtatatgtctgtaaaactacatattttatttttccaatcatACATCCAACGCACTGGAATTTCAGTTTGTTTGTTTGACTTAACAACGGTCATGactatacatgtatgtatgtacattaaaatatCGTTAGCTTAGTATCCAATCGTGCTTaaaccatttattttaattttttaggcgaaaaataaatttgtgaaaatgaaGCAAAACGTGAGCTCATCGGTATTGGCTTTTGTTCAAACTTAAATTACttgttaaaatcatttaaattatatattatttatttatttacttatcaCATTAGGATACCTATTCACAACAACATGTAAGAACGGCATTCCgccaaaatttttggtaatgATCTGTTTTTAGTTGTGATATCTGCGTACGAATACAATTCtcaattttgattaaaatggaAATAGTAAGACTATGCGCGTTTGCAAACTAAATCAACGAAATACATGTTACCTTAAGAGGAAAacttaaataatgtaaaaacaacttttgtataaaaaattaattatataaatatatatttgatttcacatgaataaatatatttaacgttCATGTTAGGTAGACTTGTGTccgcttatatgtatgtgtatatgtattgtataaataaataagcaatattAAATACTATAGAACTCATCTCGCTATCACACAATTATTGTCTTACCGGCCAATAGACAGTTATTACTGGAGAAATAGCAGAAACGGGATCGCTGTAGTGTCTGTGACATTCATGAGCAAGCACATTCGACCACTCGCATGTCTGTCCACGTGGAGATCTTCAGTTTTTCACTGTCTTTCTCGTCCACATGCAATACTTCTAGTTCGACTAGTTTAGAAGGCGCACAACAGGGGCGAGGTACGCGTTCACGATTTTGCTTCCATATTAAACTCTGCAACATGGCGTGATGGTGAGCCGGATTATATCGTGGTGGACAACGGCCATGACAATATCCAGCATCGAATACCTTTGGCtgaataataaattcaaaacctTTGATTTCCTTGAATATTACTTCCATTGTGTGCCGACAGCAACGTTGATTGAATTTATGACAAGAAAGTTTGTCAATAGCACCGCTGAGACCTTGTTGACCATTTGAAAATGTGGCCACGTTATGATAGTGATGTCGCTTCTCAACGGAATTGGAATGTTTGTTGGATCTGATTTCCTTGTATGACACGCCAAGATGACCAATTATGTTTAAAATTGGCATTAGTTGTGCACCATCGGCGTCCGCATCGTCTACATTAGTGGGTGACGAAATGTCGTTTAATATACGAGCACCAACACGTTGGCAATTATCACACTGCACTTCCAGACCCAGATTAGACCGCTCCTCGCGTAACCATGTCTCTACAGCTTTTGTCACATCAAACTGCACCCATTGGCTATGAGTATCATATTTGCGGCTTTGATCTATCT from Bactrocera neohumeralis isolate Rockhampton unplaced genomic scaffold, APGP_CSIRO_Bneo_wtdbg2-racon-allhic-juicebox.fasta_v2 ctg5485, whole genome shotgun sequence includes the following:
- the LOC126767327 gene encoding bone morphogenetic protein 2; this translates as VNISQREYVTKYREYLRRVHDRKRRELAQSTYAIGNKAEQELESAPLRIVSIAPNVTKYETYLRRKRNTQTFLDNFPHTKDEVTNAETVSNNFVLPRQQRNNNRKFRQKQTTMILHFALETNAAQLQPGDVEEANIRLMIIHSSALAVKPNKKKQKSKNRSCGNSVEKSGKDHANATAANDKQKHRLNLKVFQRLGNGKRVCLDSSKLTIEIDQSRKYDTHSQWVQFDVTKAVETWLREERSNLGLEVQCDNCQRVGARILNDISSPTNVDDADADGAQLMPILNIIGHLGVSYKEIRSNKHSNSVEKRHHYHNVATFSNGQQGLSGAIDKLSCHKFNQRCCRHTMEVIFKEIKGFEFIIQPKVFDAGYCHGRCPPRYNPAHHHAMLQSLIWKQNRERVPRPCCAPSKLVELEVLHVDEKDSEKLKISTWTDMRVVECACS